A single region of the Vicia villosa cultivar HV-30 ecotype Madison, WI linkage group LG4, Vvil1.0, whole genome shotgun sequence genome encodes:
- the LOC131595060 gene encoding uncharacterized protein LOC131595060 translates to MALRDDDVVMLLENAQLSKLAALLLNQEERLMEQIKSEPERVKYLKECNGSHDKVLSLLQDGENFNKKFEGDEKKADIAKETLEYIKYGINMSMQAIRNCSLRVTCIDKIKTHFDSLVTELAELDPDNISKKRLLAKEVSMYKQCMWEYTNKCKSGSARALSKAYSMLIKQEGIKFPDLVEKHKNQLGYEGEFEFLEDAQKLEVYNSIIEESGRASIPKLELASAGLGIAVLVVSAGLMVWDIFTAEHKIEAVLSNALSTLSEIGAFAIQVAVEGAVTEAVADLELGVFLVSLAGFVAGTVAGLLFVAVSGLLIDLIFGGGGKTAPSVEGLKFHTTKMPDGMALAFQIAHDDF, encoded by the exons ATGGCTTTAAGAGACGATGATGTTGTTATGTTGTTGGAGAATGCGCAACTGAGCAAGCTTGCTGCGTTACTATTGAATCAAGAAGAGCGACTCATGGAACAAATTAAGTCAGAGCCTGAACGTGTCAAATACCTGAAAGAATGCAATGGATCTCATGATAAAGTCTTAAGCCTGCTTCAGGATGGTGAAAATTTTAATAAGAAGTTTGAGGGAGACGAGAAGAAGGCCGACATTGCCAAGGAAACCCTCGAATATATTAAATATGGGATCAATATGAGTATGCAAGCGATTAGGAACTGTAGCTTACGAGTGACTTGTATCGACAAAATTAAGACTCACTTCGACTCCTTGGTTACTGAACTTGCGGAGCTCGACCCTGACAACATATCTAAGAAACGCCTTTTGGCTAAGGAAGTGTCCATGTACAAGCAATGTATGTGGGAGTACACAAACAAGTGTAAGAGTGGCTCAGCTCGAGCTCTCTCTAAAGCTTACTCCATGCTGATCAAGCAAGAAGGCATCAAATTTCCCGACCTTGTGGAGAA ACATAAGAACCAGCTTGGTTATGAAGGTGAATTTGAGTTCCTGGAAGATGCACAAAAACTCGAG GTGTATAATAGTATCATCGAGGAATCTGGAAGAGCATCAATCCCAAAACTTGAATTGGCAAGTGCAGGACTTGGGATTGCAGTGTTGGTGGTGAGCGCTGGATTGATGGTATGGGACATATTTACTGCAGAACACAAGATCGAGGCTGTGCTGTCCAACGCGTTATCGACGTTATCAGAGATTGGCGCCTTTGCCATTCAAGTGGCAGTTGAAGGGGCAGTGACAGAGGCAGTCGCAGATTTGGAACTAGGTGTGTTCCTTGTATCATTGGCAGGGTTCGTGGCTGGCACTGTGGCAGGTCTGTTGTTTGTTGCCGTTAGTGGTCTCTTGATCGACCTCATTTTCGGAGGAGGAGGTAAGACGGCACCATCTGTGGAGGGGCTTAAGTTCCATACCACCAAAATGCCCGACGGCATGGCTCTTGCCTTCCAAATTGCTCACGATGATTTCTAA